The Apibacter raozihei genome contains a region encoding:
- the prmC gene encoding peptide chain release factor N(5)-glutamine methyltransferase yields the protein MKTLGQLREQFYNQLSQKYNAKEIDIIFYSLAENYLHKSRSVLKLGLNEQRDDLDIQNILFQTALYRLMEDEPYQYILGNTEFYGCEILVNSDVLIPRPETEELVEWIVDRYKNKINLNIIDLCTGSGCIAIALAKSLQNFRVFGLDISEKALETANKNKDLNNVEVDFFSYDLLNSNQLSNNELFDIIVSNPPYIRNSEKVAMDKRVLNFEPAQALFVTDSEPLIFYQKIIDFAKNNLKDNGEVFIEINQELGRETKELFLDYFSFVELKQDISGNFRMIKAHGIQK from the coding sequence ATGAAAACATTAGGACAGTTAAGAGAACAATTTTATAATCAGTTATCTCAAAAATATAATGCTAAAGAAATTGACATTATCTTCTATTCTCTAGCAGAAAATTATCTTCATAAGTCGCGTTCTGTTTTAAAATTGGGTTTAAACGAGCAAAGAGATGATTTGGATATTCAAAATATTTTATTTCAGACAGCATTGTACAGATTAATGGAAGATGAGCCTTATCAATATATTTTAGGAAATACAGAATTTTACGGTTGTGAAATTTTAGTAAATTCAGACGTTCTTATACCTCGTCCTGAAACTGAAGAACTGGTAGAGTGGATAGTTGATAGATATAAAAATAAGATCAATCTGAACATTATAGATTTATGTACAGGTAGTGGATGTATAGCTATTGCATTGGCTAAGAGCTTACAGAACTTCAGAGTATTTGGATTGGATATTAGTGAAAAAGCTTTAGAAACAGCCAATAAAAATAAAGATTTGAATAATGTAGAAGTTGATTTTTTTTCTTATGATTTATTAAATAGCAATCAACTCTCTAATAATGAACTTTTTGATATTATAGTTTCAAATCCACCTTATATAAGAAATTCTGAAAAAGTAGCTATGGATAAAAGAGTGTTGAACTTTGAACCTGCTCAAGCATTGTTCGTTACTGATTCTGAACCTTTAATTTTTTATCAAAAAATAATTGATTTTGCAAAAAATAACTTAAAGGACAATGGCGAAGTGTTTATAGAAATCAATCAGGAATTGGGAAGAGAAACTAAAGAATTATTTCTTGACTATTTTAGCTTTGTCGAATTAAAACAGGATATTTCTGGCAATTTCCGGATGATTAAAGCCCACGGTATACAAAAATAA
- a CDS encoding aspartate/glutamate racemase family protein: MKTIGLIGGMSWESTAEYYKIINQEIKELAGGFHSAQIVLYSVDFDVIEKFQSENKWDEAGNFLCQVAQNLERAGADFIVIATNTMHKVFSQIQKSVSIPLIHITEPVLVQLKELNLNKLLLLGTKYTMEQTFYKDEYIKNGINIVIPWQEEIDLVNDIIYNELCLGKFLHSSESMLINIINKAVEQENIQGVILGCTELELLLQQDQIQLPLFKTAELHAKYAAKQALIN; the protein is encoded by the coding sequence ATGAAAACCATTGGTCTTATTGGTGGAATGAGTTGGGAATCCACAGCAGAATATTATAAAATTATTAATCAGGAGATTAAAGAACTGGCCGGTGGTTTTCATTCTGCTCAGATTGTTTTATATAGTGTAGATTTCGACGTTATTGAAAAGTTTCAGTCTGAAAACAAATGGGATGAGGCCGGTAATTTTCTCTGTCAGGTAGCCCAAAATCTTGAAAGAGCGGGAGCTGATTTTATTGTTATAGCCACAAACACTATGCATAAAGTCTTTTCACAAATACAAAAATCTGTCAGTATCCCTTTAATCCATATTACTGAACCGGTGTTAGTTCAGCTAAAAGAATTAAATTTAAATAAACTTTTATTGTTAGGTACAAAATATACTATGGAACAGACTTTTTATAAAGATGAGTACATAAAAAATGGAATTAATATTGTAATTCCCTGGCAAGAGGAAATTGACTTAGTTAATGATATTATCTACAATGAATTATGTCTTGGTAAGTTTTTACATTCATCGGAAAGTATGTTAATCAATATTATTAACAAAGCCGTTGAGCAGGAAAATATTCAAGGAGTTATATTGGGATGTACAGAGCTTGAACTTTTGCTACAACAAGATCAAATTCAATTACCTCTTTTTAAAACTGCAGAATTACATGCAAAATATGCAGCAAAGCAAGCTTTAATTAATTGA
- a CDS encoding valine--tRNA ligase has translation MSEIAAKYSPKEVENHWYKFWIENNFFHSEPNDKKPYTIVIPPPNVTGVLHMGHMLNNTIQDVLIRRARMLGYNACWVPGTDHASIATEAKVVNKLKEEGISKFDIGREKFLEHAWEWTNKHGGIILEQLKKLGCSCDWERTKFTLDDDLYDSVIKCFVDLYNRGYIYKGHKMINWDPEAKTNISDEEVIHKEQNGKLFFLRYKIAGENKYVVVATTRPETIFGDSAICINPQDERYSFLKGKKVIIPICGREIPVIEDEYVDIEFGTGVLKITPAHDVNDYNLGKKHKLQTIDIFNDDATLNELGLNYKGKDRFTVRKEIVKELKDLDLLEKEEEHINKVGTSERTGAVIEPKISIQWFMKMKDFAEPALKTVLDDELKLYPDKFKNTYKHWLEDIHDWNISRQLWWGHRIPAYYYGKGENEYVVAETIEAALTLAQQKIPSLVLEDLKQEEDVLDTWFSSWLWPISVFNGINEPENKEINYYYPTQDLVTGPDIIFFWVARMVMAGYAFRNERPFSNVYFTGIVRDKQRRKMSKQLGNSPDPLDLIETYGADGVRVGVLLSSSAGNDLMFDEDLCTQGRNFANKIWNSFRLVKSWDVDHTKKSPAESLEAISWIKNKIAQIIHQINQDFDKYRISDALMSIYKLIWDDYCSWYLEVIKPTYGESIDAETYQQTVSILEDLLKLLHPYMPFLTEEIWQNLNERKTQESLIVSEYPVATDFDISCIINFETTKEIVTSIRNFRSGKGISPKDSVELYIKTSYKLQNTNSIKKLANISTIHTYDTLEIPVFSFLVGKDEFSIPFAESLDLEAEKEKLKEEIKYFQGFLKSVNAKLNNEKFVTSAPEKVVEMERKKQSDTLEKIKILETKLKNL, from the coding sequence ATGTCAGAAATAGCTGCAAAATATTCACCTAAAGAAGTAGAAAATCATTGGTATAAATTCTGGATTGAAAACAATTTTTTTCATTCGGAACCCAACGATAAAAAACCCTATACTATTGTTATTCCTCCTCCTAACGTTACAGGAGTACTTCACATGGGGCATATGCTTAACAACACAATTCAGGATGTTCTCATCAGAAGAGCCCGGATGTTAGGTTATAACGCCTGCTGGGTACCTGGCACAGACCATGCTTCCATTGCTACAGAGGCCAAAGTGGTAAATAAGCTAAAAGAAGAAGGTATTAGTAAATTTGACATAGGAAGAGAAAAATTTCTTGAACATGCTTGGGAATGGACCAACAAACATGGAGGTATTATTCTGGAACAATTAAAAAAGCTAGGATGTTCCTGTGATTGGGAAAGAACAAAATTCACATTAGATGATGATTTGTATGATTCTGTAATCAAATGTTTTGTTGATTTATATAATCGTGGGTACATCTATAAGGGACATAAAATGATTAATTGGGATCCTGAAGCTAAAACCAACATTTCTGATGAAGAAGTTATTCACAAAGAACAGAATGGAAAGCTATTTTTTCTTAGATATAAAATTGCAGGAGAAAACAAGTATGTTGTAGTTGCTACTACCCGCCCCGAGACCATATTCGGAGACTCTGCCATATGTATAAACCCTCAGGATGAGAGATATTCATTTCTTAAAGGTAAAAAAGTCATTATACCCATATGCGGAAGAGAAATTCCAGTTATTGAAGATGAATATGTTGATATTGAATTTGGTACAGGAGTTTTAAAAATAACCCCTGCTCATGATGTAAATGATTATAACTTAGGAAAAAAACATAAGCTTCAAACCATAGATATATTTAATGACGATGCCACTTTAAATGAATTAGGGCTTAATTATAAGGGTAAAGATCGTTTCACAGTACGTAAAGAAATAGTTAAAGAATTAAAAGATCTTGACTTGTTGGAAAAAGAAGAAGAACACATCAATAAAGTGGGTACTTCAGAGAGAACGGGAGCTGTTATAGAGCCTAAAATTTCGATACAGTGGTTTATGAAAATGAAAGATTTTGCTGAGCCTGCCTTAAAAACTGTACTGGATGATGAACTAAAATTATACCCTGATAAATTTAAAAATACATACAAACACTGGCTGGAAGATATTCATGACTGGAACATTTCCAGACAACTTTGGTGGGGACACAGAATACCTGCTTATTATTATGGAAAAGGAGAAAATGAATATGTAGTTGCAGAAACTATTGAGGCAGCTCTAACCTTGGCCCAACAAAAGATCCCTTCTCTTGTACTTGAAGATTTAAAGCAAGAGGAAGATGTTTTAGACACCTGGTTTTCCTCATGGTTATGGCCTATTTCCGTATTTAATGGTATCAATGAACCAGAAAATAAAGAAATTAATTATTATTATCCTACACAAGATTTAGTGACAGGTCCGGATATTATATTTTTCTGGGTTGCCCGAATGGTTATGGCTGGATATGCATTTCGCAATGAACGCCCTTTTTCCAATGTTTATTTTACAGGAATAGTAAGAGATAAGCAACGAAGAAAAATGTCCAAACAGCTAGGAAATTCGCCGGATCCTCTTGATTTAATCGAAACCTATGGTGCAGATGGAGTACGTGTGGGAGTTTTATTAAGTTCTTCAGCAGGTAATGATTTAATGTTTGATGAAGATTTATGCACACAAGGTAGAAATTTTGCTAACAAAATATGGAACTCATTCCGGTTGGTAAAATCATGGGATGTAGACCATACAAAAAAATCTCCTGCAGAAAGTTTAGAAGCTATATCCTGGATTAAAAATAAGATAGCACAAATTATTCATCAAATAAACCAGGATTTTGATAAGTATAGAATCTCAGATGCATTAATGTCTATATATAAACTTATATGGGATGACTACTGCTCCTGGTATCTGGAAGTAATAAAACCAACTTATGGTGAATCAATTGACGCAGAAACTTATCAGCAAACTGTATCTATTTTAGAGGATTTATTAAAATTACTACATCCTTATATGCCTTTCTTGACAGAAGAAATATGGCAGAATCTTAATGAAAGAAAAACTCAGGAAAGTTTAATAGTATCAGAATATCCGGTAGCCACCGATTTTGACATATCCTGCATAATAAATTTTGAGACTACAAAAGAAATAGTAACCTCTATCAGGAATTTCAGATCCGGTAAAGGAATATCTCCTAAAGATTCAGTTGAACTTTATATAAAAACAAGTTATAAGTTGCAAAATACAAATTCAATAAAAAAATTGGCCAATATTTCTACCATTCATACTTATGACACTTTAGAAATTCCTGTATTTAGTTTTCTTGTTGGAAAAGACGAATTTTCGATTCCATTTGCCGAAAGTCTGGATCTAGAAGCAGAAAAAGAAAAATTAAAAGAAGAAATTAAATATTTTCAAGGTTTCTTAAAAAGTGTAAATGCCAAGCTTAACAATGAAAAATTTGTTACAAGTGCTCCTGAGAAAGTAGTTGAAATGGAAAGAAAAAAACAATCCGATACTTTAGAAAAAATTAAAATTTTAGAAACTAAATTAAAAAATTTATAG
- the trxA gene encoding thioredoxin: MKLKNTRLLIYSLFTLVILLILSNSKYTESASTKKSNYKTMKTIPLTIEDFAKKIMDYKSNPEVWKYLGDKPAIIDFYADWCSPCKMIAPMLEELAKEYEDEIYIYKVDTESERELAAMFGIRSIPSILFIPMEGEPQMAQGAMPKEDFQRLIEEILLNNKKE; encoded by the coding sequence ATGAAATTAAAAAATACCCGGTTACTTATATATAGCCTCTTTACTTTAGTAATCTTATTGATATTATCTAATTCAAAATATACTGAATCAGCATCAACTAAAAAATCAAATTATAAAACCATGAAAACCATACCTTTAACAATTGAAGATTTTGCAAAAAAAATTATGGATTATAAAAGTAATCCGGAGGTATGGAAATATTTAGGTGATAAACCGGCTATTATTGATTTCTATGCTGATTGGTGTAGCCCGTGTAAAATGATAGCCCCTATGCTTGAAGAACTTGCAAAAGAGTATGAAGATGAAATTTATATTTATAAAGTTGATACCGAATCTGAACGTGAATTAGCCGCTATGTTTGGAATCAGAAGTATTCCTTCTATTTTATTTATTCCTATGGAAGGTGAACCTCAGATGGCGCAGGGAGCTATGCCTAAAGAAGATTTTCAACGTTTAATTGAAGAAATTTTACTAAATAATAAAAAAGAATAA
- a CDS encoding matrixin family metalloprotease: MQPFEKFSDDELNKLYKQFTGISSKVYINQSIPLPKNAYNQKRNRYRADSLIKFLRGRVKNDTVIIGITNKDISTSKGKINDWGVMGLGYRPGKSCIVSTYRLNKKQLSEQLYKVTAHEFGHTQGLDHCPDKSCIMRDAEGRNPLNEENEFCPKCKSYLINKGFFAVTEKK, from the coding sequence TTGCAGCCATTTGAAAAATTTTCAGATGATGAACTCAATAAACTTTATAAGCAATTTACCGGCATATCTTCCAAAGTCTATATAAATCAGTCTATACCATTACCAAAAAATGCATATAATCAAAAACGAAATAGATATAGAGCAGATTCTCTTATAAAATTTCTTAGGGGAAGAGTAAAGAATGATACAGTCATTATTGGAATTACTAATAAAGATATTAGTACAAGCAAAGGTAAAATAAATGATTGGGGGGTCATGGGGTTGGGGTATAGACCCGGAAAATCTTGTATAGTATCTACCTATCGTTTAAATAAAAAGCAATTATCTGAGCAATTATATAAGGTTACAGCCCATGAATTTGGTCATACTCAAGGCTTAGATCATTGTCCGGATAAATCATGTATTATGAGGGATGCTGAAGGAAGAAATCCGTTAAATGAAGAAAATGAATTTTGTCCTAAGTGCAAATCTTATTTAATTAATAAAGGATTTTTTGCTGTAACTGAAAAAAAATAG
- a CDS encoding ABC transporter permease, which yields MLIFEKETWSEIYYSLSKNKLRTILTMIGVAWGMFLYVFLLGAAKGVENGFNRIFEGFATNSMFIWAANTGEAYKGYPKGREMSIRLKDVQALKQEIPEIDFIAPRNVSGMFGTEPSSVSRGNITKDYTVYGDYPIVSKVEKKDLIKGRFINQDDINQKRKVAVIGKEVAEQLFKNNEDPIGKNIKISGIYFQVIGVYKISAATMSNESTIYISFDTFQSLYNQGDKIGWMIISIKPQYNVKDVEKKVKSILKERNNVSPTDELAFGGFNFAEEYGKLTGFLSGMQILTWIVGGLTILAGVIAISNILLITVKERTLEIGIRRALGAKPREIKEQILIESVFLTVFSGVIGFIGGVLCLMLVTTLVDDPKAFPFYNPTVNLWNVFAALCLMVTLGLIIGLIPAQKAVQVKPIEALRSE from the coding sequence ATGTTAATTTTTGAGAAAGAAACCTGGAGCGAGATATATTATTCTCTAAGTAAAAATAAATTGCGAACTATTCTTACCATGATTGGAGTTGCCTGGGGTATGTTTCTTTACGTTTTTTTACTGGGTGCTGCAAAAGGAGTTGAAAACGGTTTCAACCGTATATTTGAAGGATTTGCTACTAATAGTATGTTCATATGGGCGGCGAATACTGGGGAAGCCTATAAAGGATATCCTAAAGGCCGGGAAATGAGTATCCGCTTAAAAGATGTTCAAGCTTTAAAACAAGAAATACCGGAAATTGATTTCATAGCCCCCAGAAATGTAAGTGGAATGTTTGGTACAGAACCCAGCAGTGTTTCCAGAGGTAATATTACTAAAGATTATACTGTTTATGGAGACTATCCCATCGTTTCTAAAGTTGAAAAAAAAGATTTAATTAAAGGAAGATTCATTAATCAGGATGATATTAATCAGAAAAGAAAAGTTGCTGTTATAGGAAAAGAGGTTGCAGAGCAATTATTTAAAAATAATGAAGATCCTATAGGTAAAAATATTAAAATTAGCGGGATTTACTTTCAGGTTATCGGAGTATATAAAATTTCAGCGGCTACAATGTCTAACGAATCAACTATATATATATCTTTTGACACTTTTCAAAGTTTATACAATCAGGGAGATAAAATAGGTTGGATGATTATTTCCATCAAACCTCAGTATAATGTAAAAGATGTTGAAAAAAAAGTAAAAAGTATTTTAAAAGAAAGAAATAATGTATCTCCAACCGATGAATTAGCTTTCGGAGGCTTTAATTTTGCTGAAGAATATGGTAAGCTTACCGGTTTTCTTTCCGGAATGCAAATACTTACCTGGATAGTAGGCGGGCTAACTATTTTAGCCGGTGTTATTGCTATTTCCAACATATTACTTATAACCGTAAAAGAACGAACTCTTGAAATAGGTATCCGTAGGGCCTTGGGTGCTAAACCCAGAGAAATTAAAGAACAAATACTTATTGAAAGTGTATTTTTAACTGTTTTCTCAGGTGTAATCGGCTTTATAGGAGGAGTATTGTGCTTAATGCTGGTTACAACATTAGTAGATGATCCAAAAGCGTTTCCTTTTTACAATCCAACCGTAAATTTATGGAATGTTTTTGCAGCACTTTGCCTGATGGTTACCTTAGGACTAATTATCGGGTTAATACCTGCTCAAAAAGCTGTACAGGTAAAACCTATTGAAGCTTTGCGTTCAGAATAA
- the secA gene encoding preprotein translocase subunit SecA, with protein MNILNSVLKLFIGDKHKKDLQLLNKYLDKIKKEEEGISSLSIDELRHKTIEFKERVSQATFDLNTKINELKDQAQQTENIDEKESLYTEIEKLEKESYKVEEEVLEEILPQAFALIKETARRFTENESIEVTATDFDRELADSKEYVSLSGDKAVWKNSWNAAGKEVKWDMIHYDVQYIGGTVLHQGKIAEMATGEGKTLVGTLPMYLNALPGRGVHVVTVNDYLAKRDSAWMAPIFEFHGLRVDCIDNHQPNSYSRRQAYLADITYGTNNEFGFDYLRDNMANSPTDLVQRQLNYAIVDEVDSVLIDDARTPLIISGPIPQGDKQEYQDLKPVVETIYNAQKNEISKIFQEAKQLLGTGDKKEGGHKLYQVYRGMPKYKPLIKFLSEEGNKAILLKAEAYFISDNNRMMPEADKDLYFSIDEKNNQVELTDKGIEFLSKGNEDPNFFVLEDFGTVLAEIENKNLSKEEEHKEKEEFLRYFAIKSERIHSLSQLLKAYTVFEKDVEYVVIDGQVKIVDEQTGRIMDGRRYSDGLHQALEAKENVKVEAATQTFATVTLQNYFRMYNKLAGMTGTAETEAGEFWEIYKLDVVAIPTNKPIIRDDRQDLVYKTNREKFNAVLDEVIRLSKEEHRPVLVGTTSVEISELLSKALQMRKIPHNVLNAKLHKKEADIVAEAGKAGVVTIATNMAGRGTDIKLTDEVKAAGGLAIIGTERHDSRRVDRQLRGRSGRQGDPGSSQFYVSLEDNLMRLFGSDRIAKMMDRLGHKEGDVIQHSMITNSIERAQKKVEENNFGIRKRLLEYDDVMNKQREVIYKRRKNALFGDKLSIDIANMIYDTSSVIVRINKANRDFKNFEFELATIFAMDTPIDENEFSRLNENELTNQIFEQAEANYKEKLENTSKTVYPFVSEIFLNQGDRYKNISVPFTDGTKILNVTTNLEEAYNSQGRALLQDFEKGITLALIDENWKEHLREMDELRKSAQSAVWEQKDPLVIYKQESFKLFSEMLDKTNKEIISFLFKGGFPTEPEETKFEQAKEVKQKTVESRDFEENKNTDSEDKVPSEPLRVNKIGRNEMVNVRNLRSGEVKSLKFKQAQSLLDEGGWIIEDQD; from the coding sequence ATGAACATTTTAAATTCTGTTCTCAAATTATTTATTGGGGATAAACATAAAAAAGATCTACAACTACTAAATAAATATTTGGATAAAATTAAAAAAGAAGAGGAAGGAATATCTTCATTATCCATAGATGAACTTAGACATAAAACTATTGAATTCAAAGAGCGCGTTTCTCAGGCTACTTTCGATTTAAATACGAAAATTAATGAGTTAAAAGATCAAGCTCAACAAACCGAAAACATAGACGAAAAAGAGTCTCTTTATACGGAAATTGAAAAACTTGAAAAAGAATCATATAAAGTAGAAGAAGAAGTTTTAGAGGAAATTTTACCTCAGGCTTTTGCGCTTATCAAAGAAACCGCAAGGCGTTTTACAGAGAATGAAAGCATAGAAGTGACTGCTACTGATTTTGACAGAGAATTGGCCGATAGCAAAGAATATGTATCACTATCAGGAGATAAGGCTGTTTGGAAAAATAGCTGGAATGCTGCTGGTAAAGAAGTGAAATGGGATATGATTCACTATGATGTTCAATATATAGGTGGAACTGTTTTGCATCAGGGAAAAATAGCTGAGATGGCAACAGGGGAAGGTAAAACCCTGGTAGGTACTCTTCCTATGTATTTAAATGCTTTGCCGGGTAGAGGAGTTCACGTAGTTACAGTAAATGATTATTTGGCTAAGCGGGACTCTGCATGGATGGCTCCAATTTTTGAATTTCACGGACTAAGAGTTGATTGTATCGATAATCACCAGCCTAATTCCTATTCCAGAAGACAAGCTTATCTGGCAGATATTACTTATGGAACCAATAACGAATTTGGATTTGATTATTTGCGTGACAATATGGCAAATTCGCCCACTGATTTAGTTCAAAGACAGCTCAATTATGCAATAGTGGATGAGGTGGACTCAGTATTAATTGATGACGCCAGAACTCCATTGATTATATCCGGTCCAATACCGCAGGGAGATAAACAAGAATACCAGGATTTAAAACCTGTGGTAGAAACTATTTATAATGCTCAAAAGAATGAAATATCAAAAATATTTCAGGAAGCTAAACAATTGTTGGGTACTGGCGATAAAAAAGAAGGAGGTCATAAACTGTATCAGGTATATAGAGGTATGCCTAAATATAAACCTTTAATTAAATTTTTATCTGAAGAAGGGAACAAAGCTATTTTATTAAAAGCGGAAGCTTACTTTATTTCTGATAACAATCGGATGATGCCGGAGGCAGACAAAGATTTGTATTTTTCAATCGATGAAAAAAATAACCAGGTAGAACTTACAGACAAAGGAATTGAGTTTTTATCTAAAGGAAATGAAGATCCAAACTTTTTTGTTTTAGAAGATTTTGGAACTGTTCTAGCTGAAATTGAAAATAAAAATCTTTCAAAAGAAGAAGAACATAAAGAAAAAGAGGAATTTTTAAGATACTTTGCTATAAAGTCAGAAAGAATTCATTCTTTAAGTCAGTTACTAAAAGCTTATACGGTATTTGAAAAAGACGTAGAGTATGTTGTGATAGATGGTCAGGTTAAGATTGTTGACGAACAGACCGGCCGTATTATGGATGGAAGAAGATATTCAGATGGTTTACATCAGGCATTAGAGGCTAAAGAAAATGTAAAAGTTGAAGCGGCTACACAAACGTTTGCTACTGTTACTCTTCAGAATTATTTCAGAATGTATAACAAACTTGCAGGGATGACAGGTACAGCTGAAACTGAGGCTGGTGAGTTCTGGGAGATATACAAACTAGATGTTGTAGCTATTCCTACAAATAAACCAATTATTCGGGATGATCGTCAGGATTTGGTTTACAAAACAAATCGTGAGAAGTTTAATGCTGTACTGGACGAAGTAATTCGTTTATCTAAAGAGGAACACAGACCGGTTCTTGTAGGTACAACTTCCGTTGAGATTTCAGAATTGCTAAGCAAAGCTTTGCAAATGAGAAAAATTCCTCACAATGTATTAAATGCAAAATTGCATAAAAAAGAAGCAGATATAGTTGCTGAAGCAGGTAAAGCAGGAGTTGTAACTATAGCAACCAATATGGCAGGTAGGGGTACAGATATTAAATTGACAGATGAAGTAAAAGCTGCAGGTGGTTTAGCTATCATAGGTACAGAAAGACATGATTCCAGGCGAGTTGACAGACAGTTAAGAGGACGTTCTGGTCGTCAGGGGGATCCAGGTTCTTCTCAATTTTATGTATCACTTGAAGATAATTTGATGCGTTTATTCGGTTCGGATAGAATAGCTAAAATGATGGATAGGCTAGGACATAAAGAAGGAGATGTTATTCAACATTCTATGATAACCAATTCTATTGAAAGAGCCCAGAAGAAGGTAGAAGAAAATAATTTTGGTATACGTAAGCGTTTGCTTGAATATGACGATGTCATGAACAAACAACGGGAGGTAATATACAAAAGAAGAAAAAATGCATTGTTTGGTGATAAATTGAGTATTGATATTGCTAATATGATTTATGATACGTCATCAGTAATTGTAAGAATTAATAAAGCAAACAGAGATTTCAAGAACTTTGAATTTGAATTGGCTACTATTTTTGCTATGGATACCCCTATAGATGAAAATGAATTTAGTCGATTAAATGAAAATGAATTAACTAACCAAATATTTGAACAAGCAGAAGCTAATTATAAAGAAAAGTTAGAAAATACATCTAAAACAGTATATCCTTTCGTTTCAGAAATATTTTTAAATCAGGGAGATAGATATAAAAATATCTCAGTTCCGTTTACTGATGGAACTAAGATTTTGAATGTAACAACTAATTTGGAAGAAGCATATAATTCGCAGGGAAGAGCTTTATTACAGGATTTTGAAAAGGGAATCACTCTTGCTCTTATTGACGAAAACTGGAAAGAGCATCTAAGAGAAATGGATGAATTAAGAAAGTCAGCTCAGTCAGCAGTATGGGAACAAAAAGATCCATTAGTAATTTACAAACAGGAATCATTTAAATTATTCAGTGAAATGCTGGATAAAACCAATAAAGAAATTATTTCATTTTTATTTAAAGGTGGTTTTCCAACAGAGCCAGAGGAAACCAAATTTGAACAAGCTAAAGAAGTGAAACAGAAAACTGTTGAAAGTAGAGATTTTGAAGAAAATAAAAATACAGATTCAGAAGATAAAGTTCCTTCAGAACCTTTACGAGTAAATAAAATTGGAAGGAATGAAATGGTTAATGTTAGAAATTTAAGAAGCGGAGAAGTGAAATCATTAAAATTTAAACAGGCTCAAAGTCTTTTAGATGAAGGAGGCTGGATAATAGAAGATCAGGATTAA